The region CCGCCAGGGTATATTGGAAATAACTGCCAGGAAGTTAATTAAAGGCATAGGAATCTGAAATCTGACACTAATCTTTCTTTGTCATTATTTAATTAGTAACTATATGCCTTTCTAAAAAACTCCTTATTTTTTCGTAACTATTCAGCCAGTGATTGACACGGATTAACACAGATTGACACGGATAAATAGCAAAGGGCAGAAGGCAGAGGGCAGAAGGCAGAGGGCAGAGGAGACAGAAGACAGAGGTCAGAGGCGGATTATCCCCCGCTGGCGGGGGTTAGGGGGTAGAAATTTCCTCCACTGACACAGATGAAATCAGGCTCGGGGCACCCATGCAGAGCATGGGTCGTGCGCCTACCAGCCTTCCCGAGTCCCGAACCCCGAGTCCCGAGTCCCGATTTTCAGAAGAACCCTTCAGCCTAATTACGGACACGGAAAACGGACATGGATTATGAATTTTCAGTGTTTCATCCGTGTCCATCAGTGGCTGAATAGTTACAAAAATCCTTGACTTCTATATGGTAGTCTAACCCATTATCCCCTAATCCATAAATTTCTGCTAATTAAGATAATCCCGGCTAAAATGGCTAAAAAGGTCAAATGCTCACTATTGCCTTTTACCTGTTCAAAACTCCATTTTTTTATCGCTTTGCCTTCTGGACGGTATGGAGTTAATTTGGGGATAAGATTGGGGACCTGTTTTGCGTAGGCAATGTATTCTTCCCCGAATATCTTTTCTAATCGAGAACCTTCTTTTTCTAGTTTATAAGGAAGATACTGAAAGAAAAAAACGGTTAATCCAAAGGCAAGGATGTAGAAATTATAAGCACACAGGCACATACCAATTATCACCAGGAGTGTGCCTATGTAAAGTGGATTTTTGACATAGGCGTAAGGTCCGGTGATGGTCAAGGATTTATCCTTTTTCAGGTGACCGGCTGCCCAAAACCGAATTGTCTCTCCCACTGAAACTATCACTACGCCAATTAAAAAAGGCACAGGTCGTGCTTCAGAAAAGATAATTAAAAGAAGAGCAATGATACAAGAAAATATTTGTTTGATAGTTATATTTTTTAGTGAAACCATATCTTTTAGAATTAAGTATACTATAAGATTCTAAAGTTAGTCAACAAAATTTCGACCTGTGCAGTTAGCAATAATCTGACAACTAACTTTTGCACGAAAATATCTATCACTTTCTCAATAAACATATCGCTCCTACGGAGCTAATTTGATGTTGAGACGATAAATCTATAAACATTTCGCCCTTACAGGGCTGAATATATTTTTAAACTCCGTTAGGAGTGATATATTTGTAGACTATGATAATCCTTAAAGAATTCAGCTCCGTAGGAGCGAAATGTTTAACTTAATTTAACTGACCAATTACACACCTGCGGAGTTTATCCTATAGAGGAGAATGCGAATTTCCAAAATTATCTTTATAGAATTGGTCAACCCGGCTAATATTCTCCACTTGTTTTTCTTCTCC is a window of bacterium DNA encoding:
- a CDS encoding isoprenylcysteine carboxylmethyltransferase family protein, with translation MVSLKNITIKQIFSCIIALLLIIFSEARPVPFLIGVVIVSVGETIRFWAAGHLKKDKSLTITGPYAYVKNPLYIGTLLVIIGMCLCAYNFYILAFGLTVFFFQYLPYKLEKEGSRLEKIFGEEYIAYAKQVPNLIPKLTPYRPEGKAIKKWSFEQVKGNSEHLTFLAILAGIILISRNLWIRG